The Glycine soja cultivar W05 chromosome 15, ASM419377v2, whole genome shotgun sequence region AGATCCATATGTAGTTGGTAGGTAAGAGCCTTCTGTGTTAGGCAACTTAGGGTAAAAAGCaggaagaaaatatttaaattactttttatctAACTGAGTTTTATTCGCCACCCAAACACCATCACTATCCTGTGAATTTTCCACTGAATTCGGGTTAGACATATATAAGAGCATTATCTATGCCCCTCAGCCTGCTCAAAATCCTCTTCTTCTCATAGAAAATATTTCCAAAGGTGCTTTTGTTCTACTCTCGAAGATCGCCAcgaaaattatcaataaaatctgACCAAGAGGAGTTTGGAACCCAACACTGTCTCACAAAATTGGAGAAATCAAGGTGAGTTAACCAGATAGCTCCAAAGCAAAAGGGTCTCCTCGCCCTATCTTGGAACACCTTGCTTCTGCACTTACTTCTCTTTCTACGCCAATCAAggttctttcttattttctattttaatcgcGGTTAATTGGTAAGATAAACCATAGTCTTTGTggatacaatatttttattacttgatGAGAATCGTACCCTTGTAGTATCTCACATTAATTAAGTAACCACTTAGCGCATGTCAACGCGTTGCACTTATGCAAGAAAGCTCAAGCAACGCATATTGTAAGGCAATACTACCTAAATAACACCTCTTTGCCTTTCACACCTGGTATGCCATCAAATGAACCCATCCCTAAGGCCACATGGACTAGTATACACTTGTCTTACCATTTTACATGGCACACCACCTGGGGAAGGAGACAACTATTTTAGACTATGTAATTTGAAAAGATCTTCAAGGATCTTAATTACACAAATTTATCTACAATTTACAAAGGAAATTACCAAAACAATTCcaataatcatttttaagagATAATACTTCTTATTAGGAAAGTTGTAATTTCCTTGATCTATATATAAAGATTGGACTCTAAATATGATGGAAAAAACACACCACCaacacaataaaaaattcaataagaGAGTAATAGGTAGTGGAAATAAATTCCCCAAAACTTACAAGAACATGTGAGGAATACCAATAAAATATAGAacacaaaatagaaattaaaagcaCATAAGAGACACAATTTATTTAACGTGAAAACCTCCTCAATGCAAGAGTAAAAAACCACGGGTCGTTcagaccaaaaaaataattccaCTAAAATCAATAATGATACAAGAGAATATTCAACAAGTGTATTGAAACGTGTTAcaaacaatcaaatcaaaacagAACACCAATGCTTATAATAGAAATACAAGAAGATGAAATCCCAAAATGCAGAGCAAAGAATACAAAACATttatctatctctctctctccagaTGTCATTTTGAATATCCAACCGAATAATTTGAAATATCATGTGTGTAGAACTTACTGTCCAAGAATCAGCTTGATCTAATGGTGAACGAATTTGTAGTTGTAATCTAAAAAGCATTCTCTGGTGGGTGTGCGaaaatcacaataattttccctcttctttctctctcaatgTTTTGTAATTGTTTTTTCCTCACAAATGAGTCTCTCTCACCCTAATTTGATCCTTCTCCACTTAAATAACTAAGATAAAATGAATCTTCCCATTTAAGTCTTTATTCCACATAGAAAGAGAACCCAAAAAACTTAACAAAATAATGGGGAGTAGCTCCCCAAATCTGACATACATATCCTAATCCTTCTCATTCTCACACTTGCCTTCTCTTAGGCATTAATATCTTTACAGGTAAGGCCCCATCTATATTATCGTTGAGAAGTAGAATTGTTGATCAAAATTGACCTGTAAAAATGGTGATCTAAAAAGAACTGAGCCAATTTGACATAGTCAAAGCAGGTCAAACCTATTTGgtctgatattatttttttatttttacctttgaaaatttatagaaatttaaataaaaaaattaaaggtttaaataaattttatctctCAAATTTGAATCACTTTTGTTTTGGTCTCAAATTTAAGTTATCTTTTTTTAGTCCCtcgatttaaaaaaatgttctttttaATCTCCCATGACTAATTTTTTGCGGTTTAGATGTGtaatttgtgataatttttttatctaaaaaaatatttttcaatattggggactaaaactaatttaaatttagtataccaaaaataaaaatgacctAAGTTTaagagacaaaaaatatatttaaatcaaaattaaatgagtCAATTTGATTAGGcccaattgaagaaaaaaaatgacctGTGAGAGATTTAGGTTGTGCCGAACAGATCTATTTGACAACTTTCACTACAAATGAGAAGATCAAACAGGATTAAAATTTGACAAGTAAGAGCATTTGGACCGCCATATGTATGTAATGTTAATCAATATCGATAATTACAATCCCGTTATATGGAATCCTTGTGCTCAAATAATTCTCTTGAGAGagattaataaaaatgtttagaACCTTGAAGTATGCTTGAGAAAATGTTCCTTGAATGTGTTTTCCTCTTCTAATTCCTTACAGTAGCTTGGTAAAAGTAAAATTGAAATCGCACGTcagattttatttgtttttcctaTTCATCTGTGGTGTTAAGATAAGTTTGAAAACCTAAGAAATTTGCCCGGTTAATGAAAGTGTACTTAGCCAAAGATATAATCCGCTTTGCAATGTTTTTTATTGGAAGGATTTTATTGCATTTTTTCTATTTACCTTCTGAACGTAACGGAGGGCAAAAGACAGGTACAAacttcataaatataattttgaaggtAGAAATTAATCTTCAACACGGAGGTACACAAAAACATATATTgccaatatttaattataagaacaaatcAGTCACATAGCTTTTAATGATAATGCTTGAGACTACTTGAACATCAAACAGTACTTGTGACTAGTGATAGATGAGAATATATTCAAGGAAAAAtgaacatataataataataataataataataataagagggCACAACCTTAAAAAAGTGTGATGGGTTTCAATCAGTCAAAAAATTGGCAATAATTGTGGAAATGGTGAGCagccaagcaaatgaatccaTCAAAAGCAATAACTGGTGATAGCAAGACCCTCTgagacaaaataatataaattatgaatattatataATGTATGGTTGAGAGATCCAATTGAGGGGCCTATTGCTGCTGCCAATTAAAACATAATTCAGAGCCAGATAATCATCCGGTGCTAACAATTGCTCATGGTTTTGTCCCTTAATAGAGAAGCTGTCACTGCTAGCAACAAAGATGTAAGAGAGACACCACTGACAAGGTTTACTTCCATCacaattaatagtttttttaaagcaGGTTAAGTGATCAAATTCTTGCATGAGTAGTTAACATAGTAAGAAAATAACACTTTGCTCTAATGAACTTTCGCATAAGAGTTTTACTTGGTGAAACTGAAAAACCCCTTATTCACCACTTCCACCTAACCATGAATTTGACAAAAACAAGAGAAAACTTAAAATAacaagttttttctttcttgcactCATTTCATCAAATCATATTAACCAAATCCATCCTTACTTGCAGATTTTAGCTTCGTTCAAACTCCTATAAATGATGAAAAAGAACAAGATTAAATTCAtaccaacatcatcatcattatcaccTCCTTTCAGCAACCATGAAATCTTCAGGAGCATTAGCTACCCTTGTGCTTCTGATCCTTCTTCTTGCGTCAACTTCAGAGGCTGCaatttcatgtagtgatgtgatCAAGGACTTGAGGCCATGTGTGAGCTACTTGGTGAGTGGCAGTGGACAGCCACCAGCTGCTTGTTGCTCAGGAGCTAAGTCTCTTGCCTCTGCTGCAACAACCTCAGAGGACAAGAAGGCTGCTTGTAACTGCATCAAATCCACTTCCAAGAGTATCAACATTAACTCACAGTTGGCTCAGGCTCTTCCAGGGAACTGTGGAATAACCCTTCCTGTGGCTATCTCTCCCAATGCTGATTGTTCCAAGTAACATTCATATGCCCTTCACATAAGGAACATTAATTAAGAACACTTTCTCATACActcttttcaattaaaaattattagatggTCCAGGAATATTAAGGTCCCAACTAATATTTACATGACACATAAAAGTGTTTCTAATTCTTTTTGGTAGACTAAAAAACTTAGAATACATGTGTACATAGAGATTAGTTGAAACTATAGACGCATAGTAATTCAAAACTActgaataatttcttttttcaacaCAATTAGTATTACTAAagtttattgaaatttataaaatcatacGTAGAACTCATTAAATAAGTAGTGAAatctatataattataattatatgattttttttaaaatttaactgataataaaaaatgtgttgaaAAGAGTTTTGTTAACAATTACTGGCCTTACATATTGTGTTCTTTTCATATTTTGCTTaactatttgtaattttttattgttttaactgacttttaaaattaattatgcgtttttaattttactttaattatttgCTACACTTTTTGCAGGGTgggttgaaacttgaaattggAGGGTGCTGCAGATCATGCTGAACATTTTTCTGCTACATATGTATTGGAGTATAACATATTCTGTAATAATCAGGAATCTACCTACGTGGATTTCTTTACTAAGTCCatccttttgtttttaatttgtttcctgAATGTTGTTTCCGATCTATATTGATTGTAGAGCCACCTGAGGCACCTTTTATTTAAAGTTCACAAATGTTATTTTGCTATCTATGTGAAGGATAGTGTTCGAGTTATTTGGATGCCAATAACAGTAttcaaactaaataaaaaaaacaaataaaaagagtGGAGCGGTATGAAAAATCTAACGATCCACTTGTCTTAAAATTCAGTGATGAATAAAATGGAATCGTACAACTTAAGAGTATGTTTGAAAACCATTCAAATCAATCTAAATTCGGGTTAATATCAATATACTGTCATTCTCTTACTTTCAAGTTTGATGCATTGGAACAAgaaatattattgtttaaaaGGTTCAGAAAACAAGTGTTTTTAATgggaaaaaattgttttttttaccaatttggGCATCTATCTCACATGTTTCAAGAATTTTAATGGATTCACATTGAATGAAATTTCAACGTTTTACAAGCACACCCTACATAGTTGATAAAAATACTGTCAACCAAAATCTCACTTAagagagtaaaaaataaattgttaccATAGCCAATAAATAACGTGAATAGCAAAAAGAAATGATGAATTCAtggaaaaacataattatataaatttaattagaatgagttaacaatgtaaaaaaattagtatctcatctaattataaattttcatgcatgttattaatttttataataatcatttaaaaattatatttaaaataatttttaattaattaatagtataaaaagtATGTCAAAAGTATATTTCTTTCAAGTTTGATGCATTGGAacaagaaattttttgtttaaaaggtTCTTAAAACAAGTGTTATTAATGggaaaaaatgtgtttgtttaCCAATTTGTTTATTCTAAGAGTACTTTTCCAAATCCGATTGCCCCTCTTCCCAACCCAAATAAGTTACACCTTGTTTACGTTTTGTTTGATTAGTCCTATTGCCCACTAGTTTTGATTTTGGTTTGTCACCATATATAGGCACATACCATATTTGTGGTTGACTCCAACTCATAGAAATACGTGTTAGGCAGGTTATAAAATCTAAGTGCCCTTGCTATGCCTTTTGCCTTTGAGCATAATTGGTGTTCCTAACTTGGATATGTTTGACAAACTTGTCCAATGGGACATCAACTAATTATTCCACCATTTATGTATTGATGGACAGCTCACATGTGGCATGAATGCGTGCTTTGACTTGAAAAACTTAACACTTGGGGTAAATGGTTTTCCTATGTGTGGCCTTTACCTAACTCAACATGAAAAACATTATTGGAGCGATTATGAGAAATGGACTCCTAAATGTAACTCGCACCAACCTTTTAAAGCATTTTAAATTACACATTATATGGTGTTCTTCCAATCTCAAATCTTCTTCTCAAACACCATTAATATATCACTGTttcttccaaagaaaaaacacaacatGGTTTTGAATTGACGTATAATCTCACTTGAATGGACACCTTCTTTCTAGGACTTTATAGACCTTTAATTACAAAGTAGCTAATGAATTATTTTGCAATAGAATTTactcacacacatatataggtgTATGTGTGTATAAGGACTAGGGAGACATGCATACATATATAGAACATATGCTTCCGGAGAAATAAATTTTCCTATGTTGTTTGACTCAACATATACAAATGGGAAGGTATGTTAACAGTCCTACCTTCGAATCCTACTCTCCACTTTTGGCATCATTGTGCTAAGAGATGTGGTAAGATAATTCAAAGAGCTTGGTGAGCAATTTGGGTGGCAATGATTTGGTCTATTTGGAAGCATAGGAATGGAGtagtatttaatattaaaagttCTGATTTGCTCTCACTGGTGGATCATATCAAATTATTCTCATGGATTTGGCTTAAAGGTAAGGAGCAGAATTTCTTGTGCAGTTTTCATGACGGGGAATCAAATCCTTTACTCTGCATCTCTAGCCTTAGCAAATCCCCGAGGAGACCACTAATATGTGAGAAGAACTAGCACTAGATACTCTTCGATCTGCATGTATTTACTTTCTTTATTTTGGTTGGCTTTGGATCTGTTTTGGCGGTTTTCTCACGTTGGTTGAGCTTTACATGACTATAtgatgttggtgtttttttttatggtgcTGGTCTGCATATGCATTCTCTTTTGTATATTCTAAGATGCATGGTGTTTAAATTGCTTGTTGCCTAGTGCCTTATATGTGTGTTGGGCactaaagtaataaaataataactcaattaaaataagagatgaaaaagaaacatctacaaaaatcataataaacaagaaaagaaattttattaagggaaaaaaattacaactaaCAACTAATTATCAATAGAACTAGAAGAAGGATAAACAAATAAGCAGAAAAAAGATATAGAGACCAGAAAGTTTGAGATATGGAAGTGGGACCACAAGCCTTGATTTTATAACAAAAACGGAAGGCACAAAATGAGAGTCcaccgatgtgggacttccgcATCAACATTAAGCACTTCTTGTGTGcccaagcatatatatatatatattctcttttgtgtaaaaaaaactaaattaaaagagATCTTTTTAATTCGGAAATCTAAAGAAGAGAGGAGTAAACGTTGGAGTTAAACAACtccttccatttttattttttctctaacaTTGAGGGAAAATTTGATAGGAATGGAAAGTAGTTTAAAGTGTACTGACAAAATTATGCTTGAGATTTCATTTATCCCTATTTTTcccattaataataatatcttattattttctttttcctctcttttggCCTTTGCTAAACAAATAAGGAGACCCTTCTCTTTCGTTCTTCTTTTTTCTACCAAACCAAGTAAGAGGCATCGAAGGAATGCATGGTAGGGATCAATTACGTTACATCATTGTAAATTACACTAACTattacataatttaaatatagccaaaaaaaattattgcataatttaataacttttcatattattgcataatctATTCTTAAAATCTATTATTAGATGGAAAGTTCCTTACAAATATCATTTAGTTAACATAAACCAAATCATGAGTCGATGAAGAAGCAACACCTGATACATTTGTCTCAAGAATACATACCTCTCTAGAACTTCTTCGACTAATCATTATGGAAATCCTGAACTGTTCAAAACTGCAGCATCTTACTCCGTAAAAACATAAGCTATGAATTAATCTTAACTATTAACTATATACAAAtgattgaaataattttgtttaaatttaatcatgagtatttattttaattgtaggATCAAGGTTACTTTCTTTCGCACTGTCTTTGATAGGAAATTTTCTGTTGGCATTGTGATgagattaattttgtaattattgttataattagTTACACCAAGTCCTCCTCCTAACAAGTGATAGGAACTTTCATATCTTTTCTCTTTCAAATTgcaatatcattattttttaagagaaaggAAAAGCTCGAATCTTTTTATAAAGCTATCAAACCTAATTGAAGGAAAGTACCTTTTCTGATTTTCTCCTTCATGTAAAGCACAAACATAATTAGCGGGAGTTAACAAGAACTTTAACAACCagtttaaaaaaacaagaacttcaacaacaaaaaaaagaagaagcacgAATGACGTATTTCAATTCAAGttattatattgataattatgTCATTTTACCTTATTTTAACCAAACATGGGGTTGagtgttattttttaaagcatACAACAAAAAGCCATAATGATTGAATTTAAGAGCCCATGCTT contains the following coding sequences:
- the LOC114387415 gene encoding non-specific lipid-transfer protein 8-like; protein product: MKSSGALATLVLLILLLASTSEAAISCSDVIKDLRPCVSYLVSGSGQPPAACCSGAKSLASAATTSEDKKAACNCIKSTSKSININSQLAQALPGNCGITLPVAISPNADCSKVG